The following proteins come from a genomic window of Rhodoligotrophos sp. CJ14:
- a CDS encoding Zn-dependent hydrolase — translation MTGRNLRVNGERLWNRLMEMAEIGATPKGGVCRLTLSDEDKRARDLFAEWCRAAGMTVEVDAMGNMFARRKGRRAGPAIMAGSHLDSQPTGGKFDGALGVLAALEAVETMNDAGIETDYPIEIVNWTNEEGARFAPAMVSSGVYAGAFSLDEAYGFTDKSGATLGQELERIGYKGALPVGGRDWKASFEVHIEQGPILEREGLPVGVVTGVQGIRWYDVIIKGDEVHAGPTPMDRRRDPVRGLHEVLAGCYKAAAEQGEWMRFTVGDLKAQPGSRNTVPGVVSFTVDLRHPQDEVLDGMEQAMREIARKAGDAHNLDITVERIWNSPPVAFDEACIASVETAAQTCGYATRKLFSGAGHDSVYVARVVPTSMIFVTSQNGISHNEAEYSSPEACKAGADVLLHALLDQAGIVGE, via the coding sequence ATGACCGGACGAAATCTCAGGGTGAATGGCGAGCGGCTGTGGAACCGCCTGATGGAAATGGCCGAGATCGGCGCGACCCCGAAAGGGGGGGTGTGCCGGCTGACCTTGTCGGACGAGGACAAGCGGGCCCGCGATCTCTTCGCGGAGTGGTGCCGGGCCGCCGGCATGACCGTCGAGGTCGATGCCATGGGCAATATGTTCGCCCGTCGCAAGGGCCGGCGGGCGGGGCCCGCGATCATGGCGGGCTCACATCTCGACAGCCAGCCCACAGGCGGCAAGTTCGATGGGGCGCTCGGGGTGCTTGCCGCACTCGAAGCGGTCGAGACGATGAATGATGCGGGGATCGAGACGGATTATCCGATCGAGATCGTGAATTGGACCAATGAGGAAGGTGCTCGCTTCGCGCCCGCCATGGTGTCATCCGGGGTTTATGCGGGTGCCTTCTCGCTGGACGAGGCCTATGGCTTCACCGACAAGTCCGGCGCAACGCTTGGGCAAGAACTCGAGCGGATCGGGTATAAGGGCGCGCTGCCGGTTGGCGGGCGCGACTGGAAGGCAAGCTTCGAGGTCCATATCGAGCAGGGCCCGATTCTCGAACGGGAGGGGTTGCCGGTTGGCGTCGTGACGGGCGTTCAGGGCATCCGCTGGTATGACGTGATCATCAAGGGCGATGAGGTCCATGCAGGCCCCACGCCGATGGACCGACGCCGTGATCCAGTGCGCGGCCTGCACGAGGTGCTTGCGGGCTGCTATAAGGCCGCGGCCGAGCAGGGCGAATGGATGCGCTTCACGGTCGGCGACCTCAAGGCGCAGCCGGGCTCGCGCAACACGGTTCCAGGTGTCGTTTCCTTCACGGTCGATCTGCGTCATCCACAGGATGAGGTGCTCGATGGGATGGAGCAGGCCATGCGTGAGATCGCACGCAAGGCAGGCGATGCCCATAATCTCGACATCACGGTCGAGCGCATCTGGAATTCGCCGCCCGTGGCCTTTGACGAGGCCTGCATTGCCTCGGTCGAGACTGCGGCGCAGACTTGCGGCTATGCCACGCGCAAGCTGTTCTCAGGGGCCGGCCATGACAGCGTCTATGTGGCCCGCGTGGTGCCAACCTCGATGATCTTCGTGACCTCCCAGAACGGCATCAGCCACAATGAGGCGGAATATTCATCGCCCGAGGCCTGCAAGGCCGGGGCGGACGTGCTGCTCCATGCCTTGCTGGATCAGGCCGGTATCGTCGGGGAATGA
- a CDS encoding FAD-binding oxidoreductase, which translates to MTGSAQVSQAGANKSALLAEIATIVGASNVLARDALQGRAVDAWTPEQTAALALVRPGSTDEVSRIMRLCHEAGQPVIPEGGRTNLVRATQAGPDEILLSLERMNRIGEIDDASASMVVEAGAIVQRVQEAAQARGFRFGLDFGARGSAMIGGALAMNAGGIQVLRYGSTRAQVLGLEVVLADGTVLRHLIPYAKDNTGYDLKQLFIGSEGTLGIITAASLRLVPLPVSTNTAFLAFNEFAAIPPLLRHLSRELAGTLSSFEVLWGSFYHLNTGEGGMRAPVGRGHPYYVLCEAEGFNEAQDRERFEHLIACALEGEHAAVDAAIAQSGRERLEFWRIREDFEAEKRICPILAGFDVSLGVDVMETFGRALTEAVAREIPEHTGLHIYGHMGDGNLHVGLGVPDAVLKPKAEAIVYGIVGELGGAVSAEHGIGLSKREWLGHSRTPAEIAVMRALKSTLDPKGILNPGKVLG; encoded by the coding sequence ATGACCGGGTCTGCACAAGTGTCGCAAGCTGGCGCTAACAAATCGGCGCTGCTCGCCGAGATTGCCACCATAGTCGGTGCATCCAACGTGCTTGCACGGGATGCGCTGCAAGGGCGGGCGGTCGACGCCTGGACGCCGGAGCAGACCGCCGCGCTCGCCCTGGTGCGTCCAGGCTCAACGGATGAAGTCTCGCGCATCATGCGGCTTTGCCATGAGGCAGGCCAGCCGGTGATACCGGAAGGGGGCCGCACCAATCTGGTGCGCGCAACCCAGGCCGGGCCGGACGAGATCCTGTTGTCGCTCGAGCGTATGAACCGCATCGGCGAGATCGATGATGCCTCGGCCTCGATGGTTGTCGAGGCGGGCGCCATCGTGCAGCGGGTGCAGGAAGCCGCGCAGGCACGGGGCTTCCGGTTCGGGCTCGATTTCGGTGCCCGGGGCAGCGCGATGATCGGCGGGGCGCTTGCCATGAATGCCGGCGGGATCCAGGTTTTGCGCTATGGATCAACGCGGGCCCAGGTGCTCGGGCTCGAAGTGGTGCTGGCGGATGGCACGGTGCTGCGACACCTGATCCCCTATGCCAAGGACAATACGGGGTATGACCTGAAGCAGCTGTTCATCGGCTCGGAGGGCACGCTCGGCATCATCACCGCCGCAAGCCTGAGGCTCGTGCCTCTGCCGGTGAGCACCAATACGGCATTCCTGGCCTTCAATGAGTTCGCCGCGATCCCGCCATTGCTGCGGCACCTCTCGCGGGAGCTTGCGGGCACGCTCTCCTCGTTCGAAGTGTTGTGGGGCAGCTTCTACCACCTCAATACGGGCGAGGGCGGGATGCGCGCGCCTGTGGGACGGGGCCATCCCTATTATGTGCTTTGCGAGGCGGAGGGCTTCAATGAAGCTCAGGATCGCGAGCGGTTCGAGCATCTGATCGCCTGCGCGCTCGAGGGAGAGCATGCGGCGGTTGATGCAGCGATTGCGCAATCGGGCCGGGAACGGCTCGAGTTCTGGCGCATTCGCGAGGATTTCGAGGCGGAGAAGCGTATATGCCCGATTCTGGCCGGGTTCGATGTCTCGCTTGGGGTCGATGTGATGGAGACGTTCGGGCGCGCGCTCACTGAAGCGGTCGCGCGCGAGATTCCTGAGCATACCGGGCTTCATATCTACGGCCATATGGGCGATGGCAATCTGCATGTGGGCCTTGGCGTGCCCGATGCAGTGCTCAAGCCCAAGGCCGAGGCCATCGTCTATGGCATCGTGGGTGAATTGGGCGGTGCGGTCTCGGCCGAGCATGGCATAGGCCTCAGCAAGCGGGAATGGCTCGGACATTCGCGCACGCCTGCCGAAATTGCGGTCATGCGCGCGCTCAAGTCCACGCTCGATCCGAAGGGCATTCTCAATCCTGGCAAGGTGTTGGGTTGA